A genomic region of Prevotella scopos JCM 17725 contains the following coding sequences:
- a CDS encoding RagB/SusD family nutrient uptake outer membrane protein: protein MYCSKRLFLSLCLLVVLSSCTSEFVDINRPGSKLSQEELSRDNYAVGSFLIQMQGVAFPEQENAYQTMIDFVGNYLGRYTTYSKEQPKNHTLFNASNIWRAWPASYAPPFVSAYNEVVNLNGKENITYAWALILRAQAFLRFTDIYGPFPLSVNADNHVVYVSQRDIYLQLIKDLNEATSYISSDTQLAKEMITFAPYDLVYKGDFNKWRKFANSLKLRIAVRISNVEPVMARSLAEKAVREGVIEGNEDNCTIRYNKAGLWTTAVSWGDSRICADIESFMTGYKDPRMSKYFLQPLTQGKRKYIGCRAGATIGSNVVAKRLYSSVNMQETTPGIWLTASEMAFCKAEGVLRGWNMGSGTVKDYYEQGVTLSFEQWGADGAATYLLDDTSTEANYTDALGGFGRAAVKASTITIKWDDVAPMAKKMERLITQKWIALFPNGQEGWNEIRRTGYPRIFSVPQATNGYTLLTPNRIPFDKNQLINNRSNYEKAVELLGGPDDYATPMWWQR, encoded by the coding sequence ATGTATTGTAGTAAGAGACTTTTTCTGTCCCTCTGCTTGCTGGTGGTCTTATCTTCCTGCACGAGTGAGTTTGTTGATATTAATCGTCCAGGGAGTAAGTTATCACAAGAAGAGTTGAGTCGAGATAACTATGCTGTTGGCTCATTCTTGATTCAGATGCAGGGAGTGGCTTTCCCAGAGCAAGAAAATGCTTATCAAACAATGATTGACTTTGTGGGTAACTATCTGGGTCGGTACACAACTTACTCAAAAGAACAGCCGAAAAATCATACACTATTCAATGCAAGTAATATATGGCGTGCTTGGCCAGCATCTTATGCGCCTCCTTTTGTGTCTGCGTATAACGAGGTGGTTAATCTGAATGGTAAAGAGAATATCACTTATGCTTGGGCTTTGATTCTTCGTGCACAAGCTTTCCTGCGATTCACTGATATCTATGGTCCGTTCCCCCTCAGTGTGAATGCGGATAATCATGTTGTTTACGTGTCACAGCGGGATATTTATTTACAACTGATAAAGGACCTAAATGAGGCTACTTCTTACATCTCATCTGACACACAACTTGCTAAGGAAATGATAACCTTTGCACCATACGACCTTGTTTATAAAGGCGATTTCAACAAGTGGCGTAAGTTTGCCAATTCGTTAAAGTTGCGCATCGCTGTGCGTATTAGTAATGTAGAACCTGTGATGGCACGTTCTTTAGCTGAGAAAGCAGTGCGGGAGGGGGTCATAGAAGGAAACGAGGATAACTGTACCATTCGTTATAATAAAGCTGGTTTGTGGACAACTGCTGTTTCATGGGGTGATAGTCGTATCTGTGCTGATATTGAAAGTTTTATGACTGGATATAAAGATCCACGAATGAGTAAGTATTTTTTGCAACCATTAACTCAAGGTAAACGTAAATATATTGGTTGTCGGGCTGGGGCTACGATAGGAAGCAATGTTGTTGCTAAGCGTCTTTATTCGTCTGTAAATATGCAAGAGACGACACCTGGAATTTGGCTTACAGCATCGGAGATGGCATTTTGTAAGGCTGAAGGAGTATTACGTGGCTGGAATATGGGCAGTGGAACAGTGAAGGATTATTATGAGCAAGGTGTGACATTATCTTTCGAGCAATGGGGAGCCGATGGTGCAGCTACCTATCTGTTGGATGACACTTCAACAGAAGCCAATTACACTGATGCCTTAGGTGGTTTTGGTAGGGCTGCTGTAAAGGCTTCTACAATTACGATTAAATGGGATGATGTTGCCCCTATGGCTAAAAAAATGGAGCGTCTGATAACGCAGAAGTGGATTGCTTTGTTCCCAAATGGACAGGAGGGATGGAACGAGATTCGTCGCACAGGCTATCCTCGCATCTTCTCAGTGCCGCAGGCTACAAATGGTTATACGCTGTTGACGCCTAATAGAATTCCATTCGATAAGAATCAACTGATTAACAATCGCAGCAATTATGAGAAGGCTGTTGAACTTTTAGGTGGTCCAGATGATTATGCAACACCAATGTGGTGGCAGAGGTAA
- the radA gene encoding DNA repair protein RadA, giving the protein MAKDKIAFVCSNCGQESTKWIGKCPNCGQWNTFKEIRIAADTGSQAARNAATTLRNAASGGSVSALANKPQRLRDISSHDDPRIDMHDGELNRVLGGGLVTGSIVLLGGEPGIGKSTLTLQTILHLPQRVLYVSGEESPHQIKMRAERISKDISENIIILSETSLEHIFEHIRDVQPELVIIDSIQTISTEDVDSSPGSITQVRECASALLRFAKTSGVPVILIGHINKEGSIAGPKILEHIVDTVIQFEGDQHYMYRILRSIKNRFGSTSELGIYEMEQQGLREVSNPSELLLTEDHEGLSGVAISSTIEGARPFLVETQALVSSAAYGTPQRSATGFDQRRLNMLLAVLEKRVGFKLMQKDVFLNIAGGLRATDMAMDLSVIAAVLSSNVDTPIEQGWCMCGEVGLSGEVRPVSRIEQRIAEAEKLGFSHIIIPKYNLSGLTGKYNIQLHPVRKVEEALRALFG; this is encoded by the coding sequence ATGGCAAAGGACAAGATAGCTTTCGTCTGCAGCAATTGTGGACAGGAAAGCACAAAATGGATTGGCAAGTGTCCCAACTGTGGACAATGGAACACATTCAAAGAGATTCGTATTGCTGCTGATACGGGTTCACAGGCTGCACGCAATGCTGCAACAACATTACGTAATGCTGCTTCGGGCGGTTCTGTTTCAGCTTTAGCAAACAAGCCTCAACGACTGCGTGATATATCCTCACACGATGATCCACGTATCGATATGCACGATGGTGAGTTAAATCGTGTGTTAGGTGGTGGTTTGGTAACAGGTAGTATCGTTCTGCTTGGTGGAGAACCAGGTATTGGTAAGAGTACGCTAACACTCCAAACCATTCTCCATTTACCGCAGCGTGTACTCTATGTCAGCGGTGAGGAAAGTCCTCATCAGATCAAAATGCGTGCTGAGAGAATTTCTAAGGATATATCCGAAAACATCATTATCTTATCTGAAACATCTCTTGAACATATCTTTGAGCATATTCGTGACGTACAACCAGAACTTGTCATCATTGACTCAATCCAAACTATCTCAACAGAAGACGTTGATAGTAGTCCGGGAAGCATTACACAAGTACGTGAATGTGCATCAGCTCTTCTACGTTTTGCCAAGACAAGTGGTGTCCCAGTTATCCTTATCGGCCATATCAACAAAGAAGGAAGTATAGCAGGTCCAAAGATATTAGAGCATATTGTTGACACCGTGATTCAATTTGAAGGCGACCAACACTATATGTACCGTATCCTCCGGAGTATTAAAAACCGCTTTGGCTCGACCTCCGAACTTGGAATCTATGAAATGGAACAACAGGGACTTCGTGAGGTGAGCAATCCTTCCGAACTTCTACTTACAGAAGACCATGAAGGATTATCAGGTGTGGCTATCTCAAGTACAATAGAAGGAGCACGTCCTTTCCTTGTTGAGACACAAGCACTTGTATCTTCTGCTGCCTATGGGACCCCACAACGTTCAGCTACAGGCTTTGACCAACGTCGTCTGAACATGCTTCTCGCTGTATTGGAAAAACGTGTTGGTTTTAAGCTGATGCAAAAGGATGTCTTCCTGAACATTGCTGGTGGATTACGCGCGACAGATATGGCAATGGACCTTAGTGTTATAGCTGCTGTACTCTCATCAAATGTCGATACACCAATAGAGCAAGGTTGGTGTATGTGTGGTGAGGTTGGATTAAGTGGTGAGGTACGTCCCGTCAGTCGTATCGAACAACGGATTGCTGAAGCAGAGAAACTTGGTTTTAGTCATATTATTATTCCAAAGTACAACCTTTCAGGACTTACAGGCAAATATAATATTCAACTACACCCAGTAAGAAAGGTTGAAGAGGCACTTAGAGCATTGTTTGGGTAG
- a CDS encoding ABC transporter substrate-binding protein, producing the protein MKHINYLLLLAVLMLVGCGKSDKELQAERKAKQLAEREAYQKAYKIAVMPTMDCLPAYLLKDSLLYDTVKVDIRLCRFNAQMDCDTAMIGGSVQAVFSDLVRTERLKHRNKVLMHYLTDTNLNWQLIADKGSKLKKLSDLSDKIVAMTRYSGTDLLTDMVVKKAKPKYQVFRVQINDVFVRLAMLQNHEIDAYWFSEPQVAKALSADNNSLFNSEDAGVHLGVVAIMDKIRRQDEEIAFAEAYDKAVDQINKHGVKYYSDLIQKYMKVDEAVVRALPDIKYTKIGPPRKADLLMARNYLNSGKVSK; encoded by the coding sequence ATGAAACATATTAATTACCTGCTCCTCCTGGCTGTGCTTATGCTTGTCGGCTGTGGTAAGAGCGATAAAGAACTGCAAGCAGAACGTAAAGCGAAGCAACTGGCTGAGCGTGAAGCTTATCAGAAAGCCTATAAGATAGCAGTGATGCCAACAATGGATTGCCTTCCAGCATATCTATTGAAGGATAGCTTGTTATATGATACTGTCAAGGTTGACATTAGACTTTGTAGGTTTAATGCGCAGATGGATTGTGATACAGCAATGATAGGAGGGAGTGTACAAGCTGTCTTCAGCGACCTTGTTCGTACGGAACGATTGAAGCATAGAAACAAAGTGTTAATGCACTATCTGACAGATACAAATCTTAATTGGCAACTTATTGCTGACAAAGGTTCAAAACTAAAGAAACTTTCTGATTTGAGTGACAAGATTGTTGCTATGACTCGTTACTCAGGAACAGACCTGCTGACTGATATGGTCGTAAAGAAGGCAAAGCCAAAGTATCAAGTCTTCCGTGTACAAATTAATGATGTATTCGTGAGACTTGCTATGTTGCAAAATCACGAGATAGACGCCTATTGGTTCTCTGAGCCACAAGTAGCCAAGGCTTTATCGGCTGATAATAATTCTCTTTTTAATTCGGAGGATGCTGGTGTTCATCTTGGTGTGGTGGCTATAATGGATAAAATACGTCGTCAAGATGAAGAAATCGCCTTTGCTGAGGCTTATGATAAAGCTGTTGACCAAATCAATAAGCATGGTGTTAAGTATTATTCTGACTTAATTCAGAAATATATGAAGGTTGATGAAGCTGTTGTACGTGCATTACCTGACATCAAATATACGAAGATTGGTCCACCACGTAAGGCAGACTTACTTATGGCACGCAATTATCTTAATAGCGGTAAAGTTAGTAAGTAA
- a CDS encoding tetratricopeptide repeat protein, which translates to MNVDEILSKTIGLLMDKRLSKAIDRLDQLYAQRPSLMGHGEFEAIKTDYQLMVDYMGRGFSDSHRESLYNSLLQRLYRVAANLEISWRCKNVGAYVNSFKVIDHLNTSHDFVRTVLEAFVSDIAMLSLQPEEAREQKTAELYERHLSFINRLFNALWTSCQWTDDDCTFYTDLLLSPTLASTDQQVIVSAISLGAMNQFDINKFKTLANVYQKATDEHVRQRALVGWVLSIFEGMDIFPEQDAIVRELCENPAIAKELLTLQIQFFYSKDAERDNDKIQRDIMPDLMRNSNLTIGRLGIMEKEEDAIENILHQDADEKRMEQLEENVRKMMDMQKQGSDIYFGGFSQMKRFPFFNDMVNWFIPFYLNHPALRSVINKLGDTKFLNTLMERSNFCESDRYSFAFALEQIINQLPADIKEVIGSDAMLGPLAESDDMEDAMSIRRTYLQDLYRFFRLYPTASDFINPFEDNGKSDFVADTFFFTYKTFMGTGLDKVKLRLALHLYKHRQFEELAELLTTFQSEDSRYAILMGYTNIDMGKAEFSYQFFDYALKKEPENLWALKGKARAALDMEDYVTAAEVYSALLKLEPGQKNYTMNRCVALLKLGRTSEVREELFRLDYQYPDDMNVKRVLAWAMLADKSLDKAAQLYDTLLTSTPAHEDYLNAGYCQWAMGNIQQAVDLFREWLAKSGRSSEMLLDEFQSDVETLSLYNISETDCYLMLSLVGG; encoded by the coding sequence GTGAATGTAGATGAGATTCTTAGTAAGACTATAGGTTTGTTGATGGACAAGCGATTGAGTAAAGCTATTGATCGATTAGATCAACTTTACGCTCAGCGTCCATCGCTTATGGGTCACGGTGAGTTTGAAGCAATCAAAACAGATTATCAGTTGATGGTCGATTATATGGGACGAGGTTTTTCAGATAGTCATCGTGAATCGCTCTACAACTCTTTGTTACAGCGACTTTATAGAGTTGCTGCCAATCTTGAGATAAGCTGGCGTTGTAAGAATGTAGGTGCATACGTTAACTCGTTTAAGGTTATTGACCATCTGAATACAAGTCATGATTTTGTTCGTACTGTGTTAGAAGCCTTTGTTTCAGACATTGCTATGCTCTCACTTCAGCCAGAAGAGGCGAGAGAACAAAAAACAGCTGAACTTTACGAACGTCATCTATCATTTATCAATCGTCTTTTTAATGCTTTATGGACATCTTGTCAATGGACTGATGACGATTGTACTTTCTATACTGATTTACTCCTTTCTCCAACTCTTGCATCAACTGATCAACAAGTGATAGTTAGCGCTATTAGCCTTGGCGCTATGAATCAATTTGATATCAACAAGTTTAAGACGCTTGCTAATGTATATCAAAAAGCCACTGATGAACATGTGAGACAACGTGCATTGGTTGGCTGGGTGTTATCGATATTCGAGGGAATGGATATCTTTCCTGAGCAAGATGCAATCGTACGTGAACTCTGTGAGAATCCTGCAATAGCCAAAGAGTTGTTGACTTTGCAAATACAATTCTTCTATAGTAAGGACGCAGAGAGGGATAATGATAAGATACAACGTGACATCATGCCCGATCTCATGCGTAATTCTAATCTTACGATAGGTCGTCTTGGTATCATGGAGAAAGAAGAAGATGCGATAGAGAATATCCTTCATCAAGATGCTGATGAGAAACGAATGGAACAATTGGAAGAAAACGTTCGCAAAATGATGGACATGCAGAAGCAGGGTTCGGATATCTACTTCGGCGGTTTTAGTCAGATGAAACGATTTCCTTTCTTCAATGACATGGTGAATTGGTTCATTCCTTTTTATTTGAATCACCCCGCTTTGCGCTCTGTGATAAATAAATTAGGCGATACTAAGTTCTTAAACACACTCATGGAAAGAAGTAACTTCTGTGAGTCGGATAGATACTCCTTTGCTTTTGCGTTAGAGCAAATCATTAATCAGTTGCCTGCTGATATTAAGGAGGTGATAGGTTCTGATGCAATGTTAGGTCCTTTGGCTGAAAGTGATGATATGGAAGATGCAATGAGCATTCGACGTACCTATCTTCAGGATCTCTATCGTTTCTTCCGTCTCTATCCTACTGCAAGCGATTTTATCAATCCATTTGAGGATAATGGTAAGAGTGATTTTGTTGCAGACACCTTCTTCTTTACCTATAAAACCTTTATGGGTACAGGACTAGATAAGGTTAAATTGCGTTTAGCATTACATTTGTATAAGCATAGACAATTTGAAGAACTTGCTGAACTATTGACAACTTTCCAGAGTGAAGACTCACGCTATGCGATTTTGATGGGTTATACAAATATTGATATGGGTAAGGCAGAGTTCTCTTATCAGTTCTTTGACTATGCTTTGAAGAAAGAACCTGAAAACCTATGGGCCTTGAAAGGTAAAGCGAGGGCAGCTCTTGATATGGAGGATTATGTCACTGCAGCAGAAGTTTATTCTGCTTTGTTGAAGTTAGAACCAGGACAGAAGAATTACACAATGAATCGTTGTGTCGCTCTTTTGAAGTTAGGTAGGACCAGTGAGGTGCGTGAGGAGTTGTTCCGTCTTGATTATCAATACCCTGATGATATGAACGTGAAACGTGTCCTTGCATGGGCAATGCTGGCAGATAAGAGTCTTGATAAAGCTGCACAGCTCTATGATACCCTCCTAACATCAACCCCTGCTCATGAGGATTATCTGAATGCTGGCTATTGTCAGTGGGCCATGGGTAATATTCAGCAGGCTGTTGATTTATTCCGTGAATGGTTAGCAAAGAGTGGGAGGAGTTCAGAAATGTTGTTAGATGAGTTCCAAAGTGATGTTGAAACGCTGTCACTCTACAATATTTCCGAAACCGACTGCTACTTGATGTTAAGCTTAGTAGGTGGATAA
- a CDS encoding DNA alkylation repair protein: MDEQIHEKLKEIKQSFRLLMNGVASHSMREKGVSYKINWGVPLPDLQKMATEYGKDYALAIELWKEDIRECQVLATLIMPAEKMDEDLVEVWMERLRTQEMAELLAFNLLQYLDFAPTLAYKWIASGRDMYQLCGYQLLARLFSRGMEPNERGINEFLDQARTTLEGENLSLKHAAYNCVLSFCDLGEEFDVIAQKALADLNIL, from the coding sequence ATGGATGAACAGATACACGAGAAACTAAAAGAGATAAAACAGTCTTTCCGATTGTTGATGAATGGTGTTGCATCCCACTCAATGCGTGAGAAAGGTGTTTCGTATAAAATAAACTGGGGTGTACCACTCCCTGATTTGCAGAAGATGGCAACTGAATATGGTAAAGATTATGCTCTTGCCATAGAACTATGGAAAGAAGATATCCGTGAGTGTCAAGTGCTTGCTACATTAATTATGCCAGCAGAGAAGATGGATGAGGATCTTGTTGAAGTTTGGATGGAACGCCTTCGTACTCAGGAAATGGCTGAATTGCTGGCTTTCAACTTACTCCAATATCTTGATTTTGCACCAACTTTGGCGTATAAATGGATTGCTTCAGGTCGTGATATGTATCAGCTTTGTGGTTACCAACTCCTTGCGCGTCTTTTTTCCCGAGGTATGGAACCTAATGAACGTGGAATCAACGAGTTCCTTGATCAAGCTCGTACGACATTGGAAGGTGAGAATCTCTCATTAAAGCATGCGGCTTATAATTGTGTCTTGAGCTTCTGCGATTTAGGTGAGGAGTTTGATGTTATTGCACAGAAAGCGCTTGCTGATCTCAATATTCTATAA